A genomic stretch from Eptesicus fuscus isolate TK198812 chromosome 15, DD_ASM_mEF_20220401, whole genome shotgun sequence includes:
- the LOC129151718 gene encoding DNA-directed RNA polymerase II subunit RPB1-like gives MPHSGFRYHPEPPDITRSPSDITRSPSDITRSPQISPGAPRYHPEPLRYHPEPPDITRSPSDTTRSPSDITRSPQISPGAPRYHPEPPDITRSPSDITRRPSDTTRSPQISPGAPQVHPEPPDITRSPPDITRSPSDTTRSPSDITQSPQISPGALRYHPEPPDTTRSPSDITQSPQIPPGAPRYHPEPPDITQSPQIPPGAPQISPRAPRYHPEPPDITRSPPDITRSPSDITQSPSDTTRSPSDTTRSPSDITRSPQISPGAPRYHPEPLRYHLEPLRYHPEPPRYHPEPPDITRSPSDITRSPSDTTRSPPDITRSPSDTTRSPSDITQSPQISPGALRYHPEPPDITQSPQIPPGAPQISPRAPRYHPGLSDITQSPQIPPGAPQISLRAPRYHPEPPDTTRSPSDITQSPQISSGALRYHPEPPDTTRSPSDITQSPQISPRAPRYHPEPLRYHPEPLRSSRSPPGLGSSGPRGPRWKHACTHLPGTLGTASPRLPGGPAAGLCSEERGSQAQSDPRSGVAPRAVGEG, from the coding sequence ATCACCCGGAGCCCCTCAGATATCACCCGGAGCCCCCAGATATCACCCGGAGCCCCCAGATATCACCCGGAGCCCCTCAGATATCACCCGGAGCCCCCAGATATCACCCGGAGCCCCTCAGATACCACCCGGAGCCCCTCAGATATCACCCGGAGCCCCCAGATATCACCCGGAGCCCCCAGATATCACCCGGAGCCCCCAGATATCACCCGGAGCCCCTCAGATATCACCCGGAGGCCCTCAGATACCACCCGGAGCCCCCAGATATCACCCGGAGCCCCTCAGGTCCACCCGGAGCCCCCAGATATCACCCGGAGCCCCCCAGATATCACCCGGAGCCCCTCAGATACCACCCGGAGCCCCTCAGATATCACCCAGAGCCCCCAGATATCACCCGGGGCTCTCAGATATCACCCAGAGCCCCCAGATACCACCCGGAGCCCCTCAGATATCACCCAGAGCCCCCAGATACCACCCGGAGCCCCCAGATACCACCCGGAGCCCCCAGATATCACCCAGAGCCCCCAGATACCACCCGGAGCCCCTCAGATATCACCCAGAGCCCCCAGATACCACCCGGAGCCCCCAGATATCACCCGGAGCCCCCCAGATATCACCCGGAGCCCCTCAGATATCACCCAGAGCCCCTCAGATACCACCCGGAGCCCCTCAGATACCACCCGGAGCCCCTCAGATATCACCCGGAGCCCCCAGATATCACCCGGAGCCCCCAGATATCACCCGGAGCCCCTCAGATATCACCTGGAGCCCCTCAGATACCACCCGGAGCCCCCCAGATATCACCCGGAGCCCCCAGATATCACCCGGAGCCCCTCAGATATCACCCGGAGCCCCTCAGATACCACCCGGAGCCCCCCAGATATCACCCGGAGCCCCTCAGATACCACCCGGAGCCCCTCAGATATCACCCAGAGCCCCCAGATATCACCCGGGGCTCTCAGATATCACCCAGAGCCCCCAGATATCACCCAGAGCCCCCAGATACCACCCGGAGCCCCTCAGATATCACCCAGAGCCCCCAGATATCACCCGGGGCTCTCAGATATCACCCAGAGCCCCCAGATACCACCCGGAGCCCCTCAGATATCACTCAGAGCCCCCAGATATCACCCAGAGCCCCCAGATACCACCCGGAGCCCCTCAGATATCACCCAGAGCCCCCAGATATCATCCGGGGCTCTCAGATATCACCCAGAGCCCCCAGATACCACCCGGAGCCCCTCAGATATCACCCAGAGCCCCCAGATATCACCCAGAGCCCCCAGATATCACCCGGAGCCCCTCAGATACCACCCGGAGCCCCTCAGGTCCAGCCGGAGCCCCCCAGGCCTCGGCAGCAGTGGCCCCAGGGGTCCTCGGTGGAAGCACGCCTGCACACACCTTCCAGGCACCCTGGGCACGGCGAGCCCTCGCCTCCCTGGAGGCCCAGCAGCAGGACTGTGCTCAGAGGAAAGGGGTTCCCAGGCCCAGTCAGACCCAAGGAGCGGGGTGGCCCCTCGAGCAGTTGGAGAGGGATGA